In the Helianthus annuus cultivar XRQ/B chromosome 11, HanXRQr2.0-SUNRISE, whole genome shotgun sequence genome, one interval contains:
- the LOC110890318 gene encoding dynamin-like protein ARC5 has translation MTTPPHTASNGGETESQSRLYEAYNELHGLAQEFETPFDAPAVLVVGHQTDGKSALVEALMGFQFNHVGGGTKTRRPITLHMKFNPECDSPLCHLISDSDSCVPLQKSLREVQEYIEAENMRLERETCQFSSKEIIVRVEYKYCPNLTIIDTPGLVAPAPGPKNRALQAQSRAVESLVRAKMQHKEFIVLCLEDCNDWSNATTRRVVMQIDPELSRTVVVSTKLDTKIPQFARASDVEVFLSPPASVLDGFMLGDSPFFTSVPSGRVGSGQESVYRSNDEFKQAISLREMEDVASLEEKLGRSLSKQERSRIGVSSLKLFLEELLMKRYMDSVPLIIPLLEKEHRGTTRKLNDINQELSTLDEVKLKEKGRAFHDLFLTKLSLLLKGSVVAPPDKFGETLQDERVNGGALISIDGSQFPLKLIPNAGMRLYGGAQYHRAMAEFRFVVGGIKCPPITREEIVNACGVEDIHDGTNYSRTACVIAVAKARDTFEPFLHQLGSRLLHILKRLLPISVYLLQKEGEFLSGHEVFLRRVSSAFNNFAESTERSCHEKCMEDLISTTRYVTWSLHNKNRAGLRQFLDSFGGAEQPANGGTDLSTSVQNTETRLADLLDSTLWNRRLAPSSERIVYALVQQIFHGIREYFLASAELKFNCFFLMPIVDKLPALLREDLESAFEDDLDNVFDITNLRHSLGQRKRETEIEMKRIQKLKDKFRKIHEQLSLHQSVAGP, from the exons GACATCAAACCGACGGCAAAAGCGCACTCGTAGAAGCCCTAATGGGCTTCCAATTCAACCACGTAGGCGGCGGAACTAAAACTCGTCGTCCTATCACTCTCCACATGAAGTTTAATCCGGAATGTGATTCGCCTCTGTGCCACCTGATTTCGGATTCTGATTCGTGTGTTCCGTTACAGAAATCGCTACGAGAAGTTCAG GAGTACATCGAAGCTGAAAACATGAGACTGGAGCGTGAAACCTGTCAGTTTTCTTCAAAGGAGATAATTGTTCGAGTTGAATATAAATACTGCCCGAATCTTACCATCATAGACACTCCTGGGCTTGTTGCTCCTGCTCCCGGACCAAAAAATCGAGCTTTACAG GCTCAATCTCGTGCGGTTGAGTCTCTAGTGCGTGCAAAAATGCAGCATAAAGAGTTCATTGTGTTATGCCTTGAAGACTGCAATGACTGGAGCAATGCAACTACTAGAAGAGTAGTAATGCAG ATTGATCCGGAACTTTCGAGGACTGTTGTCGTTTCAACTAAACTCGATACGAAAATACCCCAATTTGCACGTGCTTCAGATGTTGAAGTTTTTCTTTCTCCACCAGCATCCGTTCTTGATGGTTTTATGCTTGGTGATTCACCCTTTTTCACATCCGTACCTTCTGGAAGAGTTGGTTCAGGACAAGAATCAGTTTACCGATCCAACGATGAGTTTAAACAG GCTATTTCTCTAAGAGAGATGGAAGATGTGGCATCTTTAGAAGAAAAGCTTGGTAGGTCACTATCAAAGCAAGAAAGAAGCAGAATAGGAGTGAGCAGCCTTAAATTATTCTTAGAAGAACTGTTGATGAAAAG ATATATGGATAGTGTTCCTTTGATCATTCCTCTTCTTGAAAAGGAGCATCGTGGTACAACACGAAAACTAAATGACATAAATCAGGAACTCAG TACTTTAGATGAAGTCAAACTAAAGGAGAAAGGAAGAGCTTTTCATGATCTTTTTCTGACCAAG TTATCACTGTTATTGAAAGGGTCAGTTGTTGCACCCCCGGATAAATTTG GGGAAACACTACAAGATGAAAGGGTTAATGGAGGGGCACTAATCAGCATTGATGGGTCTCAGTTTCCACTCAAGCTAATACCT AATGCAGGTATGCGTTTATATGGAGGTGCTCAATATCATCGTGCAATGGCTGAGTTTCGGTTTGTTGTTGGAGGGATAAAATGCCCTCCAATTACACGTGAAGAAATTGTAAACGCGTGTGGAGTGGAAGATATTCATGATGGAACAAATTACTCTAGGACTGCATGTGTCATTGCTGTTGCAAAAGCTCGTGATACTTTTGAACCATTTCTTCATCAG TTGGGCAGTCGACTTCTTCACATTCTCAAGAGATTGCTTCCTATATCTGTTTATCTTCTTCAG AAAGAAGGCGAATTCTTAAGTGGCCATGAAGTATTCCTGAGACGCGTGTCTTCTGCCTTCAACAACTTTGCTGAATCAACTGAAAGATCATGCCATGAAAA ATGTATGGAGGATTTAATAAGCACCACCCGTTACGTCACATGGTCCCTTCACAATAAG aaccGTGCTGGATTACGGCAATTCTTGGATTCTTTTGGTGGAGCAGAACAGCCTGCTAATGGTG GTACTGACTTGAGCACAAGTGTTCAGAACACAGAAACACGATTAGCTGATCTTCTAGATAGCACACTCTGGAACAGAAGACTCGCGCCTTCATCTGAACGTATCGTCTATGCTTTGGTGCAACAAATATTTCATGGCATTCGAGAATATTTCTTGGCTTCGGCTGAGTTGAAG TTCAATTGCTTTTTCCTGATGCCGATTGTAGACAAATTGCCTGCACTCCTTCGAGAGGATCTAGAATCTGCATTTGAGGATGATTTAGATAATGTTTTCGACATTACTAATCTTCGACATTCCCTGGGCCAGCGGAAACGAGAAACCGAAATCGAGATGAAACGG ATACAGAAGCTTAAAGACAAATTTAGAAAAATCCATGAGCAGCTTAGTTTGCATCAATCTGTGGCAGGACCATGA